The proteins below come from a single Drosophila miranda strain MSH22 chromosome Y unlocalized genomic scaffold, D.miranda_PacBio2.1 Contig_Y1_pilon, whole genome shotgun sequence genomic window:
- the LOC117189346 gene encoding cuticle protein 16.5-like: MASVNALPPIFENVRPTQTQNPKPKPKTNINMKFLICLALFIAAAQAHVVAPAVATYAAAPALTYAAAPGLAYAARVTTYSAAYPRAYSAYAPSVYSSAYLGSTSVYSAYAAPVTTYAAGPAVVSTLLKK, translated from the exons ATGGCATCAGTCAACGCACTTCCTCCAATCTTTGAGAACGTTCGTCCAACACAAACCCAAAACccaaaacccaaacccaaaacAAATATCAACATGAAG TTCCTCATCTGCTTGGCTCTGTTCATCGCCGCCGCCCAGGCTCATGTTGTGGCTCCCGCTGTGGCCACCTATGCGGCTGCTCCGGCCCTGACCTACGCCGCAGCCCCAGGCCTGGCCTATGCCGCTCGGGTGACCACCTACTCCGCCGCCTATCCACGTGCCTACTCCGCCTACGCTCCTTCGGTCTACTCCTCCGCATATCTGGGATCGACCTCAGTCTATTCGGCCTACGCTGCTCCCGTCACCACCTATGCCGCTGGCCCCGCTGTGGTCTCCACCTTGCTGAAGAAGTAA